Proteins co-encoded in one Malus sylvestris chromosome 9, drMalSylv7.2, whole genome shotgun sequence genomic window:
- the LOC126582398 gene encoding inactive protein kinase SELMODRAFT_444075-like isoform X1: MSREQKRGKQEKGSDDAEKVVVAVKASKEVPKTALVWALTHVVQPGDCITLLVVVPSQSSGKKLWGFPRFAGDCANHRKSHTGTTSELKCDISDSCSQMILQLHEVYDPNKINVKIKIISGSPSGSVAVEVKKAQASWVVLDKHLKHEEKHCMEELQCNIVVMKRSQPKVLRLNLNGSSKKEPELASSLLSEHGAGSDEHAKQKNDSLSSIREPVVTPTSSPELGTPFTATEAGTSSVSSSDPGTSPFFIPEINEDLKKEESLVNKENKVLDDSSSDTDSEHLSASSRSLRFQPWIAEFLNSHRPYSQHMEDSSHRSNDNSKASTTKDLLKFSKLDKDAGIGMRNFRVDMEFSGNLREAISLSSNAPPGPPPLCSICQHKAPVFGKPPRWFSYAELELATGGFSQANFLAEGGFGSVHRGVLPDGQAVAVKQHKLASSQGDQEFCSEVEVLSCAQHRNVVMLVGFCIEDKRRLLVYEYICNGSLDSHLYSNISFSGSGRHCEPLEWSARQKIAVGAARGLRYLHEECRVGCIVHRDMRPNNILITHDFEPLVGDFGLARWQPDGDTGVDTRVIGTFGYLAPEYAQSGQITEKADVYSFGVVLVELVTGRKAVDLDRPKGQQCLTEWARPLLEEYAIDELIDPRLDNFYSEHEIYCMLHAASLCIRRDPQSRPRMSQVLRILEGDMVMDTNYMSTAGYDVGCRNGHDVGCRSGRLWSEQQQQKEHHSGPILDEAMDGYEKLSRENLRPGFRERDRVRRTP, from the exons ATGAGTCGAGAACAGAAGCGGGGGAAGCAGGAGAAGGGCTCTGATGACGCTGAGAAGGTTGTCGTCGCGGTTAAGGCCTCGAAGGAAGTTCCTAAGACTGCTCTGGTCTGGGCCTTGACTCATGTTGTTCAACCCGGGGACTGCATAACACTGCTTGTGGTTGTGCCGTCTCAAAGTTCAG GTAAAAAGTTATGGGGCTTCCCAAGATTTGCAGGGGATTGCGCCAATCACCGGAAGTCTCATACAGGAACAACCTCAGAGCTGAAGTGCGATATATCAGATTCCTGCTCACAGATGATCCTTCAGCttcatgaagtttatgatcCAAATAAG ATAAATGTCAAGATAAAAATTATTTCTGGATCACCTTCTGGTTCTGTGGCGGTCGAGGTCAAAAAAGCTCAAGCCAGTTGGGTTGTTCTAGACAA ACATCTTAAACATGAGGAAAAACACTGCATGGAAGAGCTGCAGTGCAACATTGTGGTAATGAAGCGTTCCCAGCCAAAAGTTCTTCGCTTGAATTTGAATGGATCATCTAAGAAGGAACCTGAATTGGCCAGTTCCTTGCTGTCTGAGCATGGTGCAGGGTCTGATGAACATGCCAAGCAGAAGAATGATTCTTTGAGTTCCATTCGAGAGCCGGTTGTGACTCCAACTAGTAGTCCAGAGCTTGGGACGCCATTTACAGCCACCGAGGCTGGAACTTCATCAGTGTCAAGTTCAGATCCAGGAACTTCACCTTTTTTCATTCCAGAAATAAATGAAGATCTGAAGAAAGAGGAATCGTTAGTTAATAAAGAAAACAAGGTTCTTGATGACAGTAGTTCAGACACAGACAGTGAACATTTATCAGCTTCTTCAAGAAGTTTGAGGTTCCAACCATGGATAGCTGAATTTCTTAATTCTCATCGCCCATACTCGCAACACATGGAAGACAGCTCACACAGAAGTAACGATAATTCAAAAGCATCTACTACCAAGGATTTGCTGAAATTTTCAAAACTTGATAAAGATGCTGGAATTGGAATGCGAAATTTTAGAGTTGACATGGAGTTCAGCGGAAATCTGAGAGAAGCAATTTCACTGTCTAGTAATGCTCCTCCAGGCCCTCCTCCATTATGTTCAATATGCCAACACAAGGCACCTGTTTTTGGAAAACCTCCAAGGTGGTTTAGCTATGCAGAGCTGGAGCTTGCTACTGGAGGATTTTCGCAAGCCAATTTTTTGGCCGAAGGAGGGTTTGGTTCTGTTCACAGAGGGGTGCTACCGGATGGCCAGGCTGTTGCTGTCAAGCAACATAAATTGGCTAGTTCTCAGGGGGATCAGGAGTTCTGTTCAGAAGTAGAAGTCCTGAGCTGTGCTCAGCACCGAAATGTTGTCATGTTGGTCGGCTTCTGTATCGAGGACAAAAGAAGATTGCTGGTCTATGAATATATATGCAATGGGTCATTAGATTCTCATCTATACAGTAATATATCTTTCTCTGGCAGTG GGCGACATTGTGAGCCTTTAGAATGGTCTGCACGGCAAAAGATTGCTGTAGGGGCAGCTCGAGGGCTACGATATCTTCATGAAGAATGCAGAGTGGGATGCATTGTGCACCGTGACATGCGGCCAAACAACATCCTCATCACCCATGATTTTGAGCCACTG GTTGGGGATTTTGGCCTCGCAAGGTGGCAGCCTGATGGGGACACGGGTGTGGACACGAGGGTCATCGGAACATTCGG ATATTTGGCTCCTGAATATGCTCAGAGTGGTCAAATCACAGAAAAGGCTGATGTTTATTCCTTCGGGGTGGTCTTGGTGGAACTTGTTACAGGGCGAAAAGCTGTGGACCTTGACCGGCCTAAGGGGCAGCAATGTCTCACTGAATGG GCGCGGCCGTTATTAGAAGAATATGCCATTGATGAACTGATTGACCCAAGACTTGACAACTTCTATTCCGAACACGAGATTTACTGCATGCTGCACGCTGCTTCGCTATGTATACGGCGGGATCCTCAATCTAGGCCTCGCATGTCTCAG GTTCTCCGTATACTAGAAGGTGACATGGTGATGGATACAAATTATATGTCAACGGCCGGGTACGATGTAGGATGCCGGAATGGTCACGATGTGGGATGCCGGAGTGGTCGACTTTGGTcagagcagcagcagcagaaggAACATCATAGCGGCCCTATACTCGACGAAGCGATGGACGGGTACGAGAAGCTCTCTCGTGAGAATTTAAGGCCAGGTTTCAGGGAGAGGGACAGGGTAAGGCGGACTCCATGA
- the LOC126582399 gene encoding U2 small nuclear ribonucleoprotein B'' isoform X2, with protein sequence MSLSPENPKNLGSDLREPPPPPSPPSRRTDSLTLQSQTSNSPANQMAHPPYDPYYLQPQPQPQPQDYSDRSAINTLFVSGLPDDVKAREIHNLFRRRPGFDSCQLKYTGRGNQVVAFATFFNHQSAMAALHSLNGVKFDPQTGSLLHIELARSNSRRKRKPGSGAYVVIDKRTKTEADTQETSSDDGESESDEPSETDKHDSGDKSDLATTKSGETAVDSENAVAAVNDQPEKHVDAGQCSTLFIANLGPNCTEDELKQVLSQYPGFNVIKLRAKGGMPVAFADFEEIEQANKAMDELRGSSLPSSDRGGMHIEYARSKMRKS encoded by the exons ATGTCTTTGTCtcccgaaaatcccaaaaatctcGGTTCAGACTTAAGAGAACCACCACCTCCTCCATCACCACCATCTCGCCGCACCGACTCACTCACTCTTCAATCTCAGACGTCCAATTCTCCGGCCAACCAAATGGCTCATCCACCGTACGATCCCTACTATCTACAGCCGCAACCGCAACCACAACCACAGGACTACAGTGACCGGAGCGCGATCAACACGCTCTTCGTCTCCGGCCTCCCGGACGACGTCAAAGCGCGTGAGATTCACAACCTCTTCCGCCGGCGCCCGGGCTTCGACTCTTGCCAGCTCAAGTACACGGGTCGCGGCAACCAG GTCGTTGCTTTTGCTACGTTCTTCAATCACCAGTCAGCAATGGCAGCTCTGCATTCGTTAAAT GGTGTGAAATTTGATCCTCAAACTGGGTCCCTGCTGCATATTGAACTTGCCAGATCAAACTCAAGAAGGAAGCGTAAACCAG GTAGTGGAGCTTATGTTGTTATAGATAAAAGAACTAAAACAGAGGCTGATACCCAAGAAACGTCTAGTGATGATG GAGAAAGTGAATCTGATGAACCATCTGAAACTGACAAGCATGATTctggggacaagagtgatctaGCAACCACGAAGAG CGGTGAGACTGCGGTGGATTCTGAGAATGCTGTAGCTGCTGTAAAT GACCAACCTGAAAAGCATGTTGATGCAGGACAATGTTCTACTCTGTTCATTGCAAATCTAGGTCCAAATTGCACGGAAGATGAGTTGAAGCAAGTTCTATCTCA GTATCCTGGATTCAACGTGATCAAACTGCGTGCTAAAGGTGGAATGCCAGTTGCATTTGCTGATTTTGAG GAAATTGAACAAGCTAATAAAGCCATGGATGAACTTCGTGGAAGCTCGTTACCATCTTCAGACAGGGGCGGCATGCATATAGA ATATGCAAGGTCTAAAATGAGGAAGTCGTAG
- the LOC126582398 gene encoding inactive protein kinase SELMODRAFT_444075-like isoform X2 yields MSREQKRGKQEKGSDDAEKVVVAVKASKEVPKTALVWALTHVVQPGDCITLLVVVPSQSSGKKLWGFPRFAGDCANHRKSHTGTTSELKCDISDSCSQMILQLHEVYDPNKINVKIKIISGSPSGSVAVEVKKAQASWVVLDKHLKHEEKHCMEELQCNIVVMKRSQPKVLRLNLNGSSKKEPELASSLLSEHGAGSDEHAKQKNDSLSSIREPVVTPTSSPELGTPFTATEAGTSSVSSSDPGTSPFFIPEINEDLKKEESLVNKENKVLDDSSSDTDSEHLSASSRSLRFQPWIAEFLNSHRPYSQHMEDSSHRSNDNSKASTTKDLLKFSKLDKDAGIGMRNFRVDMEFSGNLREAISLSSNAPPGPPPLCSICQHKAPVFGKPPRWFSYAELELATGGFSQANFLAEGGFGSVHRGVLPDGQAVAVKQHKLASSQGDQEFCSEVEVLSCAQHRNVVMLVGFCIEDKRRLLVYEYICNGSLDSHLYRRHCEPLEWSARQKIAVGAARGLRYLHEECRVGCIVHRDMRPNNILITHDFEPLVGDFGLARWQPDGDTGVDTRVIGTFGYLAPEYAQSGQITEKADVYSFGVVLVELVTGRKAVDLDRPKGQQCLTEWARPLLEEYAIDELIDPRLDNFYSEHEIYCMLHAASLCIRRDPQSRPRMSQVLRILEGDMVMDTNYMSTAGYDVGCRNGHDVGCRSGRLWSEQQQQKEHHSGPILDEAMDGYEKLSRENLRPGFRERDRVRRTP; encoded by the exons ATGAGTCGAGAACAGAAGCGGGGGAAGCAGGAGAAGGGCTCTGATGACGCTGAGAAGGTTGTCGTCGCGGTTAAGGCCTCGAAGGAAGTTCCTAAGACTGCTCTGGTCTGGGCCTTGACTCATGTTGTTCAACCCGGGGACTGCATAACACTGCTTGTGGTTGTGCCGTCTCAAAGTTCAG GTAAAAAGTTATGGGGCTTCCCAAGATTTGCAGGGGATTGCGCCAATCACCGGAAGTCTCATACAGGAACAACCTCAGAGCTGAAGTGCGATATATCAGATTCCTGCTCACAGATGATCCTTCAGCttcatgaagtttatgatcCAAATAAG ATAAATGTCAAGATAAAAATTATTTCTGGATCACCTTCTGGTTCTGTGGCGGTCGAGGTCAAAAAAGCTCAAGCCAGTTGGGTTGTTCTAGACAA ACATCTTAAACATGAGGAAAAACACTGCATGGAAGAGCTGCAGTGCAACATTGTGGTAATGAAGCGTTCCCAGCCAAAAGTTCTTCGCTTGAATTTGAATGGATCATCTAAGAAGGAACCTGAATTGGCCAGTTCCTTGCTGTCTGAGCATGGTGCAGGGTCTGATGAACATGCCAAGCAGAAGAATGATTCTTTGAGTTCCATTCGAGAGCCGGTTGTGACTCCAACTAGTAGTCCAGAGCTTGGGACGCCATTTACAGCCACCGAGGCTGGAACTTCATCAGTGTCAAGTTCAGATCCAGGAACTTCACCTTTTTTCATTCCAGAAATAAATGAAGATCTGAAGAAAGAGGAATCGTTAGTTAATAAAGAAAACAAGGTTCTTGATGACAGTAGTTCAGACACAGACAGTGAACATTTATCAGCTTCTTCAAGAAGTTTGAGGTTCCAACCATGGATAGCTGAATTTCTTAATTCTCATCGCCCATACTCGCAACACATGGAAGACAGCTCACACAGAAGTAACGATAATTCAAAAGCATCTACTACCAAGGATTTGCTGAAATTTTCAAAACTTGATAAAGATGCTGGAATTGGAATGCGAAATTTTAGAGTTGACATGGAGTTCAGCGGAAATCTGAGAGAAGCAATTTCACTGTCTAGTAATGCTCCTCCAGGCCCTCCTCCATTATGTTCAATATGCCAACACAAGGCACCTGTTTTTGGAAAACCTCCAAGGTGGTTTAGCTATGCAGAGCTGGAGCTTGCTACTGGAGGATTTTCGCAAGCCAATTTTTTGGCCGAAGGAGGGTTTGGTTCTGTTCACAGAGGGGTGCTACCGGATGGCCAGGCTGTTGCTGTCAAGCAACATAAATTGGCTAGTTCTCAGGGGGATCAGGAGTTCTGTTCAGAAGTAGAAGTCCTGAGCTGTGCTCAGCACCGAAATGTTGTCATGTTGGTCGGCTTCTGTATCGAGGACAAAAGAAGATTGCTGGTCTATGAATATATATGCAATGGGTCATTAGATTCTCATCTATACA GGCGACATTGTGAGCCTTTAGAATGGTCTGCACGGCAAAAGATTGCTGTAGGGGCAGCTCGAGGGCTACGATATCTTCATGAAGAATGCAGAGTGGGATGCATTGTGCACCGTGACATGCGGCCAAACAACATCCTCATCACCCATGATTTTGAGCCACTG GTTGGGGATTTTGGCCTCGCAAGGTGGCAGCCTGATGGGGACACGGGTGTGGACACGAGGGTCATCGGAACATTCGG ATATTTGGCTCCTGAATATGCTCAGAGTGGTCAAATCACAGAAAAGGCTGATGTTTATTCCTTCGGGGTGGTCTTGGTGGAACTTGTTACAGGGCGAAAAGCTGTGGACCTTGACCGGCCTAAGGGGCAGCAATGTCTCACTGAATGG GCGCGGCCGTTATTAGAAGAATATGCCATTGATGAACTGATTGACCCAAGACTTGACAACTTCTATTCCGAACACGAGATTTACTGCATGCTGCACGCTGCTTCGCTATGTATACGGCGGGATCCTCAATCTAGGCCTCGCATGTCTCAG GTTCTCCGTATACTAGAAGGTGACATGGTGATGGATACAAATTATATGTCAACGGCCGGGTACGATGTAGGATGCCGGAATGGTCACGATGTGGGATGCCGGAGTGGTCGACTTTGGTcagagcagcagcagcagaaggAACATCATAGCGGCCCTATACTCGACGAAGCGATGGACGGGTACGAGAAGCTCTCTCGTGAGAATTTAAGGCCAGGTTTCAGGGAGAGGGACAGGGTAAGGCGGACTCCATGA
- the LOC126582399 gene encoding U2 small nuclear ribonucleoprotein B'' isoform X1, which yields MSLSPENPKNLGSDLREPPPPPSPPSRRTDSLTLQSQTSNSPANQMAHPPYDPYYLQPQPQPQPQDYSDRSAINTLFVSGLPDDVKAREIHNLFRRRPGFDSCQLKYTGRGNQVVAFATFFNHQSAMAALHSLNGVKFDPQTGSLLHIELARSNSRRKRKPGSGAYVVIDKRTKTEADTQETSSDDGESESDEPSETDKHDSGDKSDLATTKRLKELENGETAVDSENAVAAVNDQPEKHVDAGQCSTLFIANLGPNCTEDELKQVLSQYPGFNVIKLRAKGGMPVAFADFEEIEQANKAMDELRGSSLPSSDRGGMHIEYARSKMRKS from the exons ATGTCTTTGTCtcccgaaaatcccaaaaatctcGGTTCAGACTTAAGAGAACCACCACCTCCTCCATCACCACCATCTCGCCGCACCGACTCACTCACTCTTCAATCTCAGACGTCCAATTCTCCGGCCAACCAAATGGCTCATCCACCGTACGATCCCTACTATCTACAGCCGCAACCGCAACCACAACCACAGGACTACAGTGACCGGAGCGCGATCAACACGCTCTTCGTCTCCGGCCTCCCGGACGACGTCAAAGCGCGTGAGATTCACAACCTCTTCCGCCGGCGCCCGGGCTTCGACTCTTGCCAGCTCAAGTACACGGGTCGCGGCAACCAG GTCGTTGCTTTTGCTACGTTCTTCAATCACCAGTCAGCAATGGCAGCTCTGCATTCGTTAAAT GGTGTGAAATTTGATCCTCAAACTGGGTCCCTGCTGCATATTGAACTTGCCAGATCAAACTCAAGAAGGAAGCGTAAACCAG GTAGTGGAGCTTATGTTGTTATAGATAAAAGAACTAAAACAGAGGCTGATACCCAAGAAACGTCTAGTGATGATG GAGAAAGTGAATCTGATGAACCATCTGAAACTGACAAGCATGATTctggggacaagagtgatctaGCAACCACGAAGAGGTTGAAAGAGCTGGAGAA CGGTGAGACTGCGGTGGATTCTGAGAATGCTGTAGCTGCTGTAAAT GACCAACCTGAAAAGCATGTTGATGCAGGACAATGTTCTACTCTGTTCATTGCAAATCTAGGTCCAAATTGCACGGAAGATGAGTTGAAGCAAGTTCTATCTCA GTATCCTGGATTCAACGTGATCAAACTGCGTGCTAAAGGTGGAATGCCAGTTGCATTTGCTGATTTTGAG GAAATTGAACAAGCTAATAAAGCCATGGATGAACTTCGTGGAAGCTCGTTACCATCTTCAGACAGGGGCGGCATGCATATAGA ATATGCAAGGTCTAAAATGAGGAAGTCGTAG